Within Buteo buteo chromosome 10, bButBut1.hap1.1, whole genome shotgun sequence, the genomic segment CTGCCTCAGGAGCCCGCCGAGAGCCTCCCCCTCGGGGCTGAGGCACCCCAGCCCTCTGTACCCCGTCACCAGCATGTGGCACCCACTCCTGTCCCCTTTCCGCATGGCCACTGTGATCCTGTGCCTCCAGAGGGCTGCCGGCAGCCATGCCAACAGCACTGGGCCAGGTGGCCTAGCTCTTGCTGCGTGCCCGGGGCTGTCCCTCAGCGAGGGCAAAATGGCGGGCAGCCCCGCTCTCGGTCATGGCCACGCAGCTTCCTTGGCCCTCAGCCCCCAGCGCCGCAGGGTCAAGGCCTCTCCTGTTCAGCCAGGTGGACGCGAGATCACCACCAACTCACCCGGCTTTGGGGTTGTGGCACCAGGTACCGGGGAGATCACCGGAGGGCCCATGGTGACCTTCATCATGGAGGTGAACAGGAGGCTTCAGAGAAAAACCTGCCAGGCTGAGCAAGGGACCATCATTCTCCTGGATGACTGCTGCTTCTGGAACAACATTGTATGGAGCTCCAGCCACCATGCCTGCAGGTGCCTCACCCACAATCGAGACCTCCTTTACTATGGTCTGATTCTGCCAGTCTGCAAAGTCACCGGCATCCTGGTCACCATAATAACAGGCATCCAGCTTCTTGCAAGATGCCTGAAGAGTTACCAAAGCTGGAGGGAGAGCAAACAGCAGAGCGAGGAATGGCGGCCAAGGTCTCCTCTCAGCATGGTTTGGGTGGTTGCTGACTACCCTGAGTGTGCCATCTGCCTGCAGGCACATGAGCCCGGCGAGATGCTGAAGTTGCTGTCCTGCTCCCATGCCTACCACGGCAAGTGCATCGACCTGTGGCACTGTGCTCAGCCCGGGAGCAAGACCTGCCCGCTCTGCCTGCGCAGCGTGACCGCGGTAGCGTTGATCCCCCTTGGTGTACACAACGGCAAGCAGGACTAACCTGGGAAGGCTCACCCAAACTCCCTCCTGGAAAATCAAGAGCCCCCATACACACTCCCACCAGCTCTGTCTTCCACTCTCCCTGCAAATTCAAGCCCCAGTCAATGCCTCTCGGGAAGCATGAGCACagcacaggattaaaaaaaaaaacccaaccaacacGTGGAAATGTAGGAGTAGGGAATACAGATTGGAAGGACAAATAGAATACTGAAGACCTATCCTTGGCTCTGCCCAGTTTGGGCAGCTGATCACATACAGGTCTGCTTCACGCTAGAAGATTTGCGAGGGCCACAACCACAgatcagaagcagcagctagcTCTTGCCAAGCCCCTGGATAGCTCATCCTGAGGTTCCTCCTCTTACTCTGTTTCTTAAGCTCTCTCCCAAAAGCCTGCACAGACAGGTTTATTCCAACAACGGGGCCAGTTACCAGTTAATCCTCTAATTTTTACCACAAAACCTAGGTTGACAAAACAAGCACAGTTTTCtacattctttttttgcatgcagatagttaaaaagaacaaaacctgctAAAGGGACAAGATTGTCTTGCTTTACGGCCAAGGTTTTCAGGGCATTTTGCCAAAACTAGAAGAGGCAAGATATTATTTCCAGCACCAATATCTAATAAAGAAGATGTCTCCCTCCATCACAAGGCAAACATCTGGAACTGGAATCCCTTTCCAGACATGTATACTAAGTTGCAACGGCCCAGATTTTCTCAACTGCCTTTTTTAATTGTGGGCATTAGCAGATTATGGGTACTTTTGTAGCAGGTCCATAAAGCACTGCTTTATAATCTTCTGTATGCATTAGGGCCCAGATTATCATGCTTGTACTTTGTAATAACAGAGGAGAGATTGCCTGGACCCCTGGGAAATTCAGCAGAGGCACCTGGTAGAGCACAGGTGCCGAGACACATGTAGGGGATGATGCACACAGCAGGGCTTGCAGAGCTCCCGCATACCTGCTCTGCCACAGTGGCAAATAAGGAGGCACAAAACCTTTCTGCACACACAACTCCATTTCTCATCTACCCAGCTCACACTTTGGGTGGTGACTCTGTTTCAGCTATCTATTCTGTAAAGACATGGGTCATCCTTTCCTTTCATCCTAGATGAAAGGAGGTGGTTACATGCACCAGTTTCTAAATCAGCTcctagcaaaaggaaaaaaaaaaagtcattaacaGGGTGAGGTCTGCCTTCCAGCTGGCTCACTGTGGAGCTGGGGACTTGCTCACtcagcaggagggaggaagtGTGTCCCACATATCTTTCGTTTAAGagcaactgggagcactggaaaCACAAAGGTTTTCACTGGAAGGTCACTAGATGGCCCCAGATCTTCCTTCACAGCAAATCACTAGTATTTCAGCTCCAGGAGCCTGGTCTTCACTAATCCTATAGCATGAAACCAAAGGAGCAGCATGCCCTGATAAGAAGGGCACCAAGCTAGAACCAGGGATACCTGCCAAGATGTCTTGAGCAAAACATTTAACCCCCTCAAGACTTTTTCTGCTCCTGGCCTGTGGCTGTTGAGAGCAGGGAGAGTCTGTTGCGTGTCTGTGCAATGCCACTGCCTGTGGACCTGAGACACCGACCTAATAAAGATAAAGGACAAGAAGTCTGATTATGTACAAACTCACATCATCCCACGGCCAGGCTGTTCTTTTCATGCTGCAAAAAcctcagaggggaaaaagtcATCTAGACTTATTCCCCAAGTTAAATCAATGCTGGTTCTGGAGCCTGTAATATGTGTTTTGTTGGAGTTGTAATGATGTCCATATAAGTCAGTCTCCTCTGCGTGTCTGTTACAGTTTGAGCTGTTTGGGCAGGACCAGAGTTGGATTGTGCTAGCAGTTATGTGGGTCTAAATCAGCATTAAATTCCTCTGGATTGAGCAGACAATTCTGtggaataaaagcaaaaggaagagctGGTTTTATATCCCAGCTCCTGCACTAAGTGGTAGCCCCAAAGAAAAGGTATAAAGGAACACAGAGACTTTGGGAGCAGTGGGGTAAGTGATCAGTTAATACAGGTAAATggcctcttcctttcttctagcTTGGATCTTTGTTCAAGTGGTAAAATGGGACCCGTTCCCTGTAATTGCTCTGCTCTTGCACACAACTGCCGTCTCCCACGTGTGGCTTGttgacatttaaataaattgcaATTATTCCGACAAAGTAGATTGCAGGGACTCCAGAGAAAATGGGTCAAAAATATGTCCAGGAGCATCTGCAATGTATTTAACACATGAATATAACAGGGGTAGGGGAGGATGAGAAGAGGAGTACGGTGCTGACTATAATGAATGCAGCATGGTGCTGGAGacagcctggcacagccccaTACCACGGTGGGATGCTTGGCTTAACATCAGCCAGCGGGAGCCAAAATCTCCAGGGCACTGATGATGGAGGAGGCAGACAGCAGCGATGCAAATGGAAAGCACGGAGGGAACCAAAGCAGAGAGGGCACCACTTTGGCTCATTGAGTGAAGACCATCTGGCCAAAGTCCTCCTTCAGccctcctctccttctttctgcaaaagcatTCAGGGATTTCAAAGGAGGCTAAGGGCTAGGGTTTCCTATCTCACACTGCCTGTGGGTGGGATATGGGTATCCTGCTCCCCATCCAGacttcagctttttctctttcctcactccccagagccttctctgtACCCCATATTCCCCTCTTCCTTGCCCTCCAACCTCTCTTGAAGGGAATTTGTCCTTTTGCCCACATCTCTCTGGGTTACTGCTAAGAGCTACTGAGATCCAGATTGGAGACTGCAAACACCTGATTTCTCCTTTTATCCAAGGGTTTTGGTGAGCAAGCCAGGATGGCTGCTCCTTCCTGCCTTGCCCATTCTAGGACATAAGAGGTGGTGCTGGAGCAGCCAGGAGATAATAGCACACCAAATACAGAGGGGGATCCTTCCTTGGTCCCACATCTGTCACAGCTCACACAAACACATGGCTCCTTGTCCAGCTCCAAAGACAGACGTACCCCTTATGCAAGCAGCAGGTCACTGTCAGTACATAAAGCTTTGATCTGGAGCCAGAAATAGAGCATTGAGTGCAAGTAAAGAGGCaaagattttaaagaacacTAGGATGATGGATGCCATCACAAGAAGCACAAAACCAATCCAAAAATCCACCCTCAAAAAGGTCTCCCAGCGTacctccattttcttctttatctctCACTCTACTAGAAAGCATTTGGCTTCTCCCCCCTCACCAaaccttttccttgttttgtttttaaatgcatcaaAATGTCTCCCTGCAAGTGTAAAACTCTTTAGatgaggggaaaataaaatcgATTTGAAATCACAGCTGCTGGGAGTCTCtggcgcgcacacacacactgtcTGCTGACATTTTCTGTAGCTCTTTTCCCAGTGAAATCTGTCTCAACCAGAGCCCAAGGGGGCTAGTAACAAATCAGTTGCCTAGTAcatgagtgattttttttaactacaggTCCAACATAACTGCACTGGAAACCACGGGGCTACTCTCAAGTGAATCATTAAACAAAAAGGGCTGTTTGTTAAAAGGTACAGGTTTTTAGGGATTTGTGGTTCAGAACTGACCTGGGTTCATTGCATATTCAGACCTAGTTTGTTCTGACAACCAGGAGAGCTATTGCAATCCCATCAGGATGGCGTTCCTCCGGGCACTGAGCAGTTACCATACAAGTTGGGAATTGCCTGAAAAATGGGGGCTTCTGCTGTCAAACACTCTGGGATGGAGAGACAACGCTTGTGCCTTATGCCTTGCActcctttttcagctttttcaccATAACcagaatttttaaagcagtttttataGCTAGAAGCTAAAGTCTTTTTTCAGCCATTTGATTTCCAGCAGCTGAGGTTTTAAAGTAAATAAGGTGAAAAGCCCCAATACAAAAGTTGGTGGTAGCCCTCCCAAGCTCATCCACCACCCACTCTCCCTGTGGTAGGACAGGAAACCAACAAGCTCAGCCCCAGCAAGACCCCAGTGTATCAGCCCCTTCAGCAAATCTAGCTGCTCACTCAGGGGCCTTGAAGGTGGATCTGCTCTCTTGGAAGTTTAGATAATGGCAGAGTGAGGCCCCACAAGCAAAAAGAGACTTTCAAATTCTGCTAGCTGCCATTTTGACTGACAGTTACTGATTGACTTATTTCAAATGACAGAAACCCCCATCTACCCCAAGTAATTTATTTGACTTGGTATCGGTTCAAAGATCacaactttaaagaaaaagtgcatGTTCACCAGACCAGTCCAAGCtgccacacacacccccagcaGCAGAGGTTAACGGCTCATTCCCACTCTGCCACATTTTCCAGGAATTGCTTTGGCCACCAGCAGGAAGCATTCCGGTCTGCAGTGGGTGCATAGCTGATGGGGAGGCTTATTTATCTTGCCTGCACATCATCAGCAAAATGAAACCGGCATCCTGCTGGTACCTAGAGGGAGATGAAACTAGAAGCTATGTGCATGGAGCAGAccaaaaaggaaggagagaagttTAAGCAGGTTGGCAGTAATGTTACATGATCTAGCCTTGCAAAACAGTCACTGGGTGACATCACAGATCTGCAGAGATGATGTCTCCAGCTGCTAAGCAACACCCTTACAAGAGAGACAAGTTCTATCCTGGGAACCTCTGAACCTACGGAAAACCTGCAGAAACTTCTAGGGCAGAAACAGGTTTTGATCTACATCCTCTCCATTGTGGCTCCATGGTGGTAAAACCCAGGTGGAATAGCATCTCTGTGACTGTCTCTTACACCTTTCCTTTGGGACTAGCCTGGAAATCTGTATTGAGAGCTAACCAACTGCATTCAGTATGAATCTTCAGCTCCAGCTTCTTCACTTTGTCCTTGCCACTGCCTTCTACGATACCGCTCTTGCAGAAGCCTTTGGTTACGTGGCTTACAATGACAGCTCCAAGTGCGTTGCTTATAAAGCCCTACCTGCATGCTTTGGGCCACGACTCCCAGCAGAAGGGCTGACAGGGTATTTGGTGAGGGTGATACCACCAAATGCTTGCCACGCAATAGAGAATCCTCCAGCACCAAGGAAGGCTTCCGAGACGTATATTGCACTCATACAGGGGTATGACTGCTCTTATGTCAAGAAGGTCCTTCATGCCCAGCAGGCTGGGTACCAAACCGCTGTTGTGTACAATGTGGCCTCAGAGCAAGTGATTACCATGACAGCTGATGACAAGGAAATCCAGCAGCTGATTAAGATACCATCACTCTTTACTGGACAATCGGTCTCCCTCCACTTGCAAAGGGCTTCACAATGTGAGAAAGGAGCATACATCAGACTTCTACCACCCAAACACTATTTGGGTCCTTGTCAAGACAATGCTAAAATGCTGCAGGAAACTTCCATCACGCGGGATTTCAGCAACTTGTTCTATTTCATTATTGCCACTATCTCAATCATGGTTGGCTTAAGCTGGTACAAGAGGGCTTGCaacccaaaactgcacacataCAAGCAGGGCGACAAATGTGAGATGTGCGGCATCTGCATGGCAGAGTACCAGGAAGGGGACAGCCTGAAGATCCTGTCCTGTTCCCACGCCTACCACAGGGCCTGCATTGACACCTGGTTCCACACCCAGCCCAGAAAGAAGATGTGTCCCTTCTGCAAGCACGTGGTGACCACCTATGGGCGAGATGACCtcctgccagagcaggctgGTGAAGATGTGAACGAGGAGGAACAGGACAACGAAGATAATGCAGTCAGAGAAGGGCATGAAGATGAATATGTTGAAGACAAGAAAGATGATGCAAGCACAATGGAAAAGGAATGGTTTAATGCACTGGAGAACAGCATCATTTAAGCTGTGACTGGGATAAGCTATCATTAAACCAAGGGAAATCTCCCCTGTACTTTCTTTCAGCTCTTGCTCCAGGCTAGTTTTTATTGGGAAGCAATTAACATTGCAGCTTTCACTCCCCTCTCCTGGTCCCCACAATTTAAAAAAGGCATGAAATCTCATCTGGAAATATCAAAAACTCCTTGAGCCAGAACAACAAGGGAGAAGCAAAAAGGAGGGAAGCAGGGATTTAAGAACATTTGGTATGGGAGCTGGTTTACACCTGTTAGGATGTTTCCTCAATTCCCTCCCAAACATACATGTGCATggacacacaggcacacacaaacGCACTGAATCTTGCTTTTCAGTGTTACTTAAGGGGAGTGCCCAGAAATCCCAGGTGAGAACTGTCCCCCATGTATTGCAGCTAGCAGGAACCATTCTGCAGCCTGACAAGTagatatggggaaaaaaaaggggggggtacTAAAGGGTAAAAATGAAGCAACTACCCCCCTCATCAGCAGTGAAAACagagcccccagcaccccctcatCACCCAGTGCACTGACACACACTGTCCCCAGGCATCAGGGTAGCTCAGTGCTGTCCACTGCAGAGGACAGCATTGGCCTTTAACTACACCAGCAGAAAAACTGAGCTGGAAATATTGAGGGCACTTTAAACGCTATCTCCTCAGACAGGAGGTGATGCCAGCAGGAGGTAGAGGTCTTTACAGCAGGATTTGCTTTGTGGAGCTGGGTAgatggaaaaaagaatgaaatgcttCTGAGTGGGGCGTAATTGGCTGCTTTTGCCTGCTGGCTGACAATCTCGCACGCTCACAGGGGCTGATGTGACAGGTACATGTAACCTCCTGCTACCTAGGTTGTTCCAGGTCATTATCCAAATGTGCCTAAGCACCTTAAGGGGAGCTGGATTTATGTACTAACATGATGCAAACAGATCTTCATCTCTTCTCTAGATACACCAGGTATAGACTTATTATTTGGGCAGCCTCTGAATATATTTCCAATCCTGCTTAAAGCAAGAGCACGAGCAGAAATCAGCACTAGCTCCCCAGGCTGGTACGGGTGGCTTTAACACCCACTGTGGATGGGGCAGCTAGCCAAGTCCCAAACTGCATATGGGGATACAGAGCTGGAAAGACTCACAAAACCACTATTAGCATTTAATCTCATATAAAAGAAAGGCATAAAACCTCTTTAGTAAATGCCAAAAATTTAGGAAGTGAACAGCTCTAACATACTGTGACCAAAGACATCAAACC encodes:
- the LOC142035390 gene encoding E3 ubiquitin-protein ligase RNF13-like; translation: MNLQLQLLHFVLATAFYDTALAEAFGYVAYNDSSKCVAYKALPACFGPRLPAEGLTGYLVRVIPPNACHAIENPPAPRKASETYIALIQGYDCSYVKKVLHAQQAGYQTAVVYNVASEQVITMTADDKEIQQLIKIPSLFTGQSVSLHLQRASQCEKGAYIRLLPPKHYLGPCQDNAKMLQETSITRDFSNLFYFIIATISIMVGLSWYKRACNPKLHTYKQGDKCEMCGICMAEYQEGDSLKILSCSHAYHRACIDTWFHTQPRKKMCPFCKHVVTTYGRDDLLPEQAGEDVNEEEQDNEDNAVREGHEDEYVEDKKDDASTMEKEWFNALENSII